The segment GGCGGAGCCATGTCGCGAGAGGACTTCATCGACAACATCGCCGTGGACGTCCTCGGCAAACTGCCGCCGCTGTACGAAGTGTGGCGCGTGCGCAAGGCTTTCGAAATGAACCTGACGCCGACTGGTGTTGTGCTGCTGCAAGAACTGGAACGGTACTATATCATGCTACGGCATGATTTACGGCAATATTGCTCTGCTCACTATTTTATGCTCCTAGTGGCCAATGGGATATAACAGCGATTCTTTCGTAGCCTGTATCTCGTTGGAATAAGGTTTACTGTAGGATGGTCAGTTTAGGTACTGTAtctgtgattttttttcttactcatctacataattacgagtattattgtattagaAAAACGCTGAcgagtattatttatgttattaggTGTTGATGTAAGATTTTAAAAACGCTGTAGCACACAGCAATTGCAAAATTCCTAAACTCCTGTTCTATAGCTGTTTTCTTCAGCCTGGTCCTTCTATTTCATTAGTTTCATCACAAATTTCGAAACCTCTCAGATAGAAAAATGgagcttttattttataagttctATTGGAAAAATTCCAAATGGAAACTTCCTTAAAACCTTTATGATTTTTGTTAACATCACATCTATACAAGGCACTGTGGATCCGATCCGAACCTCTGGAAGTCATTACCATCACCGAAAAAAAGCCTCCCTAATGCTTAACCATGTTTTCCAGATTCAACCGCCTGATTAGCCGCATGCGCACAACACTGACACTTCTTCGCAAGGCTTTGGCAGGCGAGATCGGCATGGACGCTGTGCTGGACAATGTGTCCTACAGCCTGTTCAATGGACAGTTGCCTAATGTGTGGCGCGCACTCGCGCCGGCTACTTGCAAGGGGCTAGGAGGCTGGATGGACCACTTTATGGCTCGGACTAAGCAGTACACCGATTGGGTAAGCGATCTTTAACTCAAGTCATCTGAATGGGGCGAGCCGGTTTGTTTGATTATCTTCTTCGGGTCTCTCAGTACGCTGAATTGGTTGTTGTTTCATAGCCTGTGGATGGAACTTGAATGGATTCTAATACGGTTTGTCCCACAGACAACTCTCTAATATGTGACTCTGGCTTGCCTAATCAGGGATGAAGAATCGGCTACGTCTTGGATTCGGACCCAAAAGTACACTATATGAGCGTACCTATGTTTCatgtatataatacttttagaGATCGGTGTTTTCACTATCTTTCAACTTGCATTAAGAGATATCCTCGACATGAACTTTCTTTCAGGCTACAATAGAGGAACCAGTGGTAATATGGCTGTCGGGCCTGCACATCCCTGAGTCATACCTGATAGCGGAGATCCAGATTGCGTGCCGGCTGTACACGTGGCCCTTAGATCGTTCTACCCAGTTTACCCGTGTCACGCAATGGACTAGCCCTGATGACATCGAGGAGCGTCCAACTACCGTAAGACAATCACATGAATAGACTACCCTGACTTAACAACATCATAAGTGTTAGATATCTAGTATACCACCGTATCCATTTAAATACATGATTTTTGGCTTGGATTAAGCTAAGCACACTCTTCTCTGAGTGTTCCAGTGTAGTATTAACTCTTAGCTACTGACGTGAAATATTCGTACACGAATAGGTATGAACTTTATAACGATCGTGGCATGTGTTAAGGGTAACCATTTGCGAGGATAACCTGCGAAAATTTTCGTCACGGTAAACACCCGCCGTTCGTCAACACCCACATTTTCTAGTGATAGCATAATCATGATCGTGTTGCTACtctattctaattttattagcTGGTGCATTTGGTGATACATTCAATTGTTGTAGGGTTGCTACGTCCGTGGCTTATACCTGGAGGGCGCACGCTGGGACCTCGAGGATAAGTGTCTGCGCCGCTCGCACCCCAAAGTTCTGGTGACGGAACTGCCAATCATGTACATCATACCCATCGAGTCGCATAAGGTCAAACTGCAGGTAACCAGAAAATTACTTAGGAACTTACCCTGACGTGGTGTCTCGCTAGTTCACTACGTGAGTATCATGTCTTGAGTCAAGACTCTTGACTCGACGACATCGCTTCATTCATATTCTGCACATACAAGCTCTAAGAAATTATTCTAGGGGAGGCAACACTATAGGCTATCATTGCAGGGCCCGCGCTTAGCCCCACTTTTTCAGCTAGAAAATGTACAAAGCTTGCACTCAGAATGATTGCACGGCGCGGTACTAAGCCCCACGCTTTCTCAGCTCAAAATGCACTGAGCTTGTGCTCAAATTGTATTGAGTGCCTGTAGGATACCTGAACATATGAGAGAGAGAGTAGAGCTTCTTACAGATACGCACCTAACAATTTAgttgaatataatttatatttttcctttgtTAGAATACGCTGCGAACGCCAGTCTACACCACGTCGACGCGCCGCAACGCCATGGGTGTGGGTCTGGTGTTCGAATCCGACCTGTGGACCGCTGAGCACGCCTCCCACTGGGTGCTGCAGGGCGTGTGCCTCATCATGAACACGGACTAGAATACGCCATGGCGTGGGTTTGTGTTCGAGTCCAGCCCGTGGATTGCCGAGCCATGATGTGGGTCTGGTGCTGAGAGTCCAACCATTCATCATGAACACTGACTAGAATAGAGTACACAACGCGCCAGGAGCGAGTGTGCGAGCGGGCTATCTCTATAAATGTGTACATCAGTATGATAATAGTACGTAGCTACTAACACATGCTACGGATTCTGCATATCTTCGTAGTAAAAATTTTGGATTATATATCTCACGCaacagtacttttttttttcttaattgttCTCATAGAAATTACAGTAAACTACCCAATGATTACCGCTAAAATACCAGGAACCTGTTTTGTAGACAAGTCACTGTTGCTTTGAAGTTGTCAAGTCTACCAATAGTTAGGTAAAGTTAACCCTGGCACTATTAGCGTTATTTACACTTTGTATGTTTCCAACGTcagtatttattattcatttactaTTGTAATGACTATGTCTGCATTTTAAggtaaaatgttataataatgatgtaaccctaattatattattaaagacTGATTTTTCAAAACACGTTTTATTTATCTgtgaataaattaaacatatgtATTAGATAATAGTTTTAGACTTAGCTTGTGGCAGACATAGATTATAGAAAGAGGAGCTCAAGAAGTCTTTAAGTGGCTGCCATTTCACCCAGCCCTTGTTCTGTAGGAATTCTTTGGTCTGCTCCTTTCCCGCATAGTGTGGGTCCTGAAAACAAATGTTAAGCTTCTCATTTTTGCTGaaacttcatttattttatatatgtatatgtatgtttaatcATGATTCCGTACAAAGCTCTTGGATTCTATTTTAACCCCAGGCATACGTAGTATGATTCGTCGATCACATCACACACGgtaatagaatttcaactttagcattctgATATAAGGTTCaagattgcactttcgggaaatgtgacttgtcttcaaataaatcatcaaagctggattaattggaatagtATTTAAATTTTCTGGGAAAACCGTGTAGATTgatgcggcctggaaaagggttaaaatgcaatttaacacattcactgccaagaatgtgtatgtgtgctcattttgtactaaaaatgaGGCACCCGGCACTGAAagtgttaaaattatatttgcatCTCCCTTTCCAGGGACTTGCGGGCTAGAGCGCGCCCAAGAGTTGTAGTTTAGAGactatttatttacgtattaaccttttgaacgccaagaacagcTAAattcgtcgttactagtcgggCCCACAGCACCAAGGACAACTTAAGGTGTTCTGTcatacgctgtcaaagtaaccttcacactttcaagtaaggtttacattagcttgcTCACGCCCGGGACTGGCGTAtcagtgacatttttgtttatgacataaatcattcaaaaggttaattgaGTACAAGAACAGTCTAATACCATAGGGCATGCCTAAATTTTATATGGCAAAAATTACCATTCTATAacatcatctttttgtatttttttatttggattttAAAGAGGTGATTACTGTGATTCGGcttttattatgtactttttaaaattttgaccaTCAAAAGGTTAAACAGTCCCAATAGTTATATAGTGAGGTGACAACTAAAACTCCCtaattgcataaaaataaacaaaaaatcaaCCTTGTTTTGTTATTAGTATTGTTCACTATGGTTATGAATTTGTGGTTATCACCtgacgatatacatataccCGTCAGTCTCAGTcagcacaaataaaaaaaaccggccaagtgcgagtcggactcgcacacgaagggttccgtaccatctataaaaacggaaataattacgtttgttgtatggccccttaaatatttattttattctgtattttagtatttgttgttatagcagcaacagatatacatcatctgtgaaaatttcaactgtctatcacggttcatgagatacagcggAGCcatagtaatagggtcccgttttaccctttgggtatggaaccctaaaaaagagtcAAATATCTCAACATAAAGTAAGATAAAAATCTTACCACAATCAAAAGACTTGCTTCAGAATTGTCAGTATGAATTCCCATGATGCCCTTCGAAGAGCAGTCAACATCTCCACCCATCATAATAGGACTCCCGAACATCTCAAAATGGGTCTTCAAAGTGTCCACTATGGTGTTTAAGTTATCTCCTTTGTTTACGTGGATTATTTTACATGGGATGTCATATAGCTTGTCTATCACTAAACAcacctgaaaataaaatagatttgaaaaataattctaGTTTCTGAAACAGTtaaatctatattttttatgtaaatgacagttaaaaatatagttcTTCATATTAATTAACTTCTTAACAAattcactgccaggaacccacctggtgggcgctcgtgaactttgttcagatgccggacaatcCGCTGGGTGGGTTGTTTTGtatgcagctatagaccaccggtttctggggtagtgcgccgttttttgtctggcagtgaatgtgttaatgaaTGTTGtaattatacagaattttgACTCATGGAGCTAATAATCCTTAGAGATATATAATCACATCTTTCACTTCCACTcccggagcatatagctctaatGATACCTCTCTGGAcagccaatgaaggcaagccagagctgagagtcctgcgggtccccttggggtccactccgaccgaagACACGctggagaccctgaccgactctctggAGCACTCGAGTCCGTGGGGTcattactccccaacagctcaccacaagctgccctgcaggcttattattattttagtttttattttgtaattcaacatttagagaccttatacatccctaagtaataataatactttagtttgcattcaTATTTTCagtgaattgtattttataattgttcaTGTGCTTGTttgtgcttgtatgtaaattctaTATTgatgtgtaaaagtgcccttgcgTTGCGTTGTAGTgtttatttgctgaataaatgttgaagtttaaGTCCAATACCAGTTACccttatataatatacaaattcatcaaaaataatcttaaagaTTAATCATGTAAGTTTTTTCAAGTTTGTTTATGTTAAGTGTGTAAATGTCTCCATTTTATAGATTATTGTCTGCTTGTTGCAGAAAATTAAAGTTATTACTTTTCTCTCACCTCAAAACTGCCAATCCATTGCCTAGAACCTAAAAATGATCTAGGTTTGTCTTCCAGGTCAATCAAAATCTCTTGAATCTGTCTGATAGATGGAACCTCTACACTTATCTGGTAATTCTGGTTCATCCAGGAACATAGCGTTTGTAATGTTCTGTAACCACATCCCCAGCCCTGGGAAATTATTAAAACTGTTagttcataataaaataaatgtgataTAAGTATAGTAAGATCTGTAAGTTGTAGTTTTTAGGTTagaaaagttatattttacattagaaTGATGCATATGCATACCCTATCATCAAATCCATCACATAAAT is part of the Cydia pomonella isolate Wapato2018A chromosome 18, ilCydPomo1, whole genome shotgun sequence genome and harbors:
- the LOC133527988 gene encoding uncharacterized protein LOC133527988: MTSLLSNVHEGAEIKFSSGNNHLVSGKYEYYHYLCDGFDDRGWGCGYRTLQTLCSWMNQNYQISVEVPSIRQIQEILIDLEDKPRSFLGSRQWIGSFEVCLVIDKLYDIPCKIIHVNKGDNLNTIVDTLKTHFEMFGSPIMMGGDVDCSSKGIMGIHTDNSEASLLIVDPHYAGKEQTKEFLQNKGWVKWQPLKDFLSSSFYNLCLPQAKSKTII